The DNA segment TCCAGGTAGATGGAGAATGTCCACAGGATCTGATAGAAAGACAAACACAGAACACCGTATATTAGCCATTAATCTCATCTGCCAGCTCTCTCACAACTGACCATGAGGAATAGGTTAAGTAGACATCAACTAGGGGCTTCTCCTTcatatgtaatgtaaatgtctctaACCTCTAGGAAAGAGAAGTCATGGTTGACCAGGCAGGCGAGGCCTCCTACAGGAACCACCAGGAATTCCATTCGGAAGCTGTCATGGTTCCCATCATAGGTGGCCTTGAACTTCATGTAGATCAGGTAGACAGTGGCGTAGGCACAACCAATGTAGATCACCTGCAGAGAAGAGTATAGGGAGAAAATGAATGTATCCCATGTTaaggggggcagggtagcctagtggttagagcgttggactagtaaccgaaaagttgcaagttcaaatccccgagctgacaaggtacaaatctgttgttctgcccctgaacaggcagttaacccactgttcctaggccatcattgaaaataagaatttgtttttaactgacttgcctagttagataaaggtcaaataaaatggtGCTGAGAAGAAAATAGTAGTGCAGTCTAGACAGTCTCTCATAAGGACTAGGGCCAGAATAAATCTACAGATAGAACTTATCTGAACCCCCAGAGAGATTTGGTGAGGACATTGTCAATTGCTTATGCAGACAACTAAGGGATTCTACCTGGCCCAACTCATAACACTTAATCAATACTATACTatgagagaaggaaaggaaggcTCAGCCATCCTCTTACCTTCATGGTGGTGTTGTAGAGGGAAAtgaaggaggtgaggaggtccAGGTAACGAGTAGTGAAGACCAAAGCAAACAGGATCTGGCTCTTCCCAGAGATACCTGGATGGGACAACCAGTTTAACAATAGTAGGACTGATAATACCTGGGAATGAAATAAGAAATTATTCTTCTAGTTTTGCATCACTTCAAGAAAGAACATGTTCTGGAAGAATGGCAAGTCCTCCACAACTTCTGAAATAGTCTTCCTTTGCAAGCCCCTGCCCAGTCAGAGCTGCAAGTGTGATAGTATCTTAACAGCAGTTGGAAATGTGAGTGAGACAAACCCATGTCTGACTAGAGGATAAATTAACTATCTGATTGCTGAAACTACATCAAGAAATGCAGCAGCATCTCAAGACCAGGGTGATCACTCTGCAACTAATGCATCTCCATGTAGGCCTCATCGTAATGTGCACAAGACATCTTATCTATTCTATATATTACAGTGACTGGTATTAGAAAAAAACAGCAGATCCTAATGCCTCAAAGGCAAATTAATCCGATGCAAACAAGGTTGATGAGAGAAACGTGTGCGAGTGTTTAGAATATAGGATGTGTTCAGCTAATTTGACACATAAATGTATAAGTGGCGACTACTTTTGAGTGAGAATGCATTGATTCCTTGCCACCTAATTTAATTTCGTGAGACTTTCAAGAATGCCACGTCAGAGTCCAGATCTAACAATCAAACGCCGGGCTACATTGAGTGAACTCGCATGCCAGACTGTTGCAGAAAACAAGGTGACACTAAACAGGATGTTTAAACAGAAGTTATTCATAAATACCTCATCTGAAAGCAAGGTACAGTGTCCAAACCTGCATCACTTTATGAGCAATCGATTTTCTTTTAATCGTCGACTATTTTGGCTGTTACACATAGCTAGCTAATTAGATACCGTAGCTAACATGTTTTGCATATATTCCAGATATTCAATGAAGGCTTTGATTAAACAATAATCCATTTAGCTAGTAGTTAACTTTAAAATCAGAGTAATCCAAGTTGCCGCGCTAGAATAGACAGCAAGTTGACATGCTACTGTGGTGAAGTAGCTAACGTTCAACCAATTCAAGCTCACTAGCTAGCGAACACTCCAGTGCACACAACATGTTTCTGCATGTttcatgatatatatatatagatatatatatagatagatatatatatatatatatattatatataacacacacacacacaccacaccacaccacaccacacacacacacacacttaaaatgCCATTCGTTGCTTGTTTGTTCTGTagctaccagctaaatatatatatactatccatgttagctagctgtctacaggGATCTAAACTACAGCTAACTAGATGGGTTGGAATGTGGGCAGACGGGTAACTAAATACATGAGTAGACAGGACATAGTCAATAAGTTATTTGAAGAAATATACATTTTAGTGGCTAATATACTCACCAGCACACGACCTGGTTTTCCATATTTTGAGCAGGAGAATGATGATAGCTGCCAAGTGAGAGAGGTCTCCCGTTAACCTGAAGATGTTCATTGCTGATGCCTTCTTTTGACACCGGTGAAAATGACTTAAAGTCTCCTATTAACTTTTTCCTGGTTTAAATTAGCTTTCTAACTTATTTAACTGGCTTCGCTATCCCTTTTTTGATGCAACGAGTTGAAATATGGCGATAGGGCAAGTCGACGTGGAAGGGGGCGTAAGAAAACGTAAATTTACAAAGCAAATTGGGTTCGGATTGGATACGGCGATTTGAGTGACACCTGTGCTAAACACGCCCACCAGCATCCATTGGTAAGAATTTCTAGTTGAATAAACGCAATGTGACTGTCATGCCAGGGCCTTGAATTTGAACAGCGAACAGATTGATTCTCACATATCGCTGATGCTGCAACATTACTACGAGAAGACAGTTTTGACTGACAACTGTGAGATAATTTGTTTGGGATTACAACACCAAACACATAATGATGAGATACTTGGTAAACAGGATGGAAAACTGAGAGAAGTGAAAACATCCATCTTCCTGTTCTGTCTATTGCACACTTAGTCATGAGATcacagcgcgcacacacacatattgtgTCAACATTATGTTTTCATCAGAACGGATTTGTCAGTGTTCTCCTCTATCGCGCTAATTAATCTCGACAGCCGGTAAGGACACATCAGCTAAATTAAATGTATCATATCAGCTAAATTAAATGTGATTAAATATCAGATTAAAACGGTTTGATTCCATATTAGGTTCACTTATAACGATTGAGAGTACAACTTTATGATTATACCTGTATCTCGTTTTACTCCAGTCATCATGGAGAACAAGGAAAACTGCCTTCCAGGGTTATCGTTACACCAGCCAGACGATATCATTTGGCGGATAGGGGGTCAGTCAGCCTCTCTCCCCTGTAACATCGTATATGATACCAATAGGAACATTGATTTCCTCTGGTTCGTCTTCAAGCAGGACGCTCATCACTCGGTCGATCTGATAACCCAGCAACACAAATACAGCCTGGAGAA comes from the Oncorhynchus gorbuscha isolate QuinsamMale2020 ecotype Even-year unplaced genomic scaffold, OgorEven_v1.0 Un_scaffold_1010, whole genome shotgun sequence genome and includes:
- the LOC124020982 gene encoding ER lumen protein-retaining receptor 2-like; protein product: MNIFRLTGDLSHLAAIIILLLKIWKTRSCAGISGKSQILFALVFTTRYLDLLTSFISLYNTTMKVIYIGCAYATVYLIYMKFKATYDGNHDSFRMEFLVVPVGGLACLVNHDFSFLEILWTFSIYLESVAILPQLFMISKTGEAETITTHYLFFLGLYRALYLFNWIWRFYFEGFFDMIAIVAGMVQTILYCDFFYLYVTKVLKGKKLSLPA